In Megalopta genalis isolate 19385.01 chromosome 7, iyMegGena1_principal, whole genome shotgun sequence, a single window of DNA contains:
- the LOC143259831 gene encoding homeobox protein E60, whose translation MGSQLTSGSSRVPGPRTRRVKRSDSRGTSGTPEEKRPRTAFSGEQLSRLKREFAENRYLTERRRQQLSRDLGLNEAQIKIWFQNKRAKIKKASGQKNPLALQLMAQGLYNHSTVPLTKEEEEQAAELQAK comes from the exons atgggttcc CAGCTAACGTCAGGATCCTCCCGTGTTCCAGGTCCGCGGACGAGAAGGGTGAAGAGGTCGGACAGCCGTGGCACCAGCGGCACCCCCGAAGAGAAGCGGCCTAGAACGGCGTTCAGCGGCGAGCAGTTATCGAGGCTGAAGCGGGAGTTCGCGGAGAATCGATACCTTACGGAGAGAAGGCGGCAGCAGCTCTCCAGGGACCTGGGCCTGAACGAGGCCCAGATCAAGATCTGGTTCCAGAACAAGAGGGCGAAGATCAAGAAAGCGAGCGGCCAGAAGAACCCGCTGGCGCTTCAGCTGATGGCCCAGGGGCTGTACAATCATTCGACCGTGCCCCTGACGAAAGAGGAGGAGGAGCAAGCCGCGGAATTGCAGGCAAAGTGA